Within the Pseudarthrobacter sp. W1I19 genome, the region AATGGAACACTGCCCGGAGCTTGGGCATCCGCTCCAGGCGGGCGGCGTCAAGGCGGGGTACCCCCCAGCTGGTGAGGAGGATTTCGACGTCGGAGAGCCGGTCCGCGAGCTCCGGGCCATCCAGTGACGCGGTCCAGGGGTTCGCACCGAGATCAACAACTTTTCCCAGGCGTTCCAGCCGGGTGGAATCAAATTGATCGGCAAAGGTTCCACTGTTCATGACCAGCAGCGCCTTGGGCTTTCGTGACATCAGGGATCCTCCTTTCGCATTCTGTGGTCTAACCCGTCGGGGCTGAATCATGTCTTGCATCACATTGAACATTCAGTAGATACTCATAAACAAGAAGGTTCATTCAAGCTGTTCCTACTCGTTCTAAAACGTTCACACTCGAACAAATGGAAGAAGTCGATGACCTCCAACATCCCGACCACGGCCACCCGGGAAACGCCCCTGGCCGCTGCCTGGAGCAGCAAGGCCGCGCCGCCTGAACTGGCCGGATTGCTTCGTGGTGCCGGCGAGCGCATCCGCGTGCGGCCGGCAGGGGAGGGGGCATGGGAAAAAGTTCCCGCTGATACACTTTCGGCACTGCACCGGCAGGCATGCGAAGAGCGGGGCACTCCCTGGCCGCAGCCCCTTGTCTCGCACTACGCCCGCTACTTCCGGGACGGGAACCGCGCCGCTTACGAAGGACTGGTCGCGGCACGCCAGCAGCGGCTCACCCGGGCGGCAGTGATGTGTTTGCTCCCGGACACACACAGGCTGGCGGACGCGGACCCCACCCCGGCTGCGGATGCGGACAGGGAAGCGTCCGACTGGCTCGACGAAGTGATCGACGGGGCGTACCTCCTGTGCGAGCAAAGCTCCTGGAGCTGGGCCGCGCACGATGACGTTTTTTCCCGCTCCGGGGAGGTGGTGCCGCGCAAATCCCGGCCGTACCTGGACCTGGGAGCAGGGGAGGTTGCAGCCCAGCTTGCCTGGCTGGACCACCTCCTGGGCGACCGCCTGGACATCAGGGCTCCCGGCCTGCGGCGCCGCATCCGGGAGGAGACCGCGGAACGTGTGATCCACCCCTTCCTGGAGCGCCTTGACTGGCATTGGCTGGGGCTGGACGGCAACGTCCACAACTGGAACCCCTGGATCCACTCCAACCTGCTCGCGGCCGCGATTTTCCTTCTCGACGATCCAAACGAACAGGCTCGAACAGTGACCCGCTGCATCGAGGGGCTGGACCGCTTCCTGAGCTCCCTGCCGGCGGACGGTGCGATCGATGAGGGCTTCGCCTACTGGTGGAACGGGGCCGGGAGGATGCTCGAAGGGCTTGCCCTGCTGGAGGATGCCACCGGCGGTGCGCTCGACGCGGACCTTCCGGTGATCCGCGAACTGGTGGCCTTCCCGCACCGGATGCACATCGGCGGGGACTGGTTCCTGAACGTCGCCGACGGTCCTGCCCGCGCAGCCAAGGCGCTGCCGTGGGACATGCTGCACCGCTGGGCAGTGCGCCTGGGTGACCGGGACGCCGCACGGCATGCCGCGGCTTGTGTGCAGGCCGGGCCGGAGGCGGCGGCAGGCCTGGGCCGGGTCCTCCACTCACTCCTGAACGCCGCCGATGCTCCCACGCCTACACACCCGCCGCTGGTTCCCTTCACCTACCTGCCGTCCGTGCAGATCATGGCGGCGCGCGAGCAGGGTGGCACCGAAAAGGGCCTGTTCCTGGCGGCCAAGGGCGGACACAACGGCGAACACCACAACCACCGCGATGTGGGTTCGGTGGTGGTTGCGGTTGACGGAGTTCCGCTGCTGGTTGACGCCGGCCAGCCCACCTACACGGCAAAAACCTTCGGCCCGGACCGCTACGACATCCGGGCCATGCAGAGTGCCTGGCACAGCGTTCCGGCACCTTTTGGCCTGGAGCAGGGCACCGGCGCAGAGTTTGCGGCCGAGGTGTTGAACGCTCCCGATCCCACGGACCCCACGCTGCAGCTGGCGCTCGGCGCCGCCTACGGTTTCCGTCCGGACCAGTGGGTCCGCACCGCATCGCTGGACAGGAAAACCCGAAAGGCGATTGTTGAGGACTGCTGGGATCTTGGCCGTCCGCCGGAAAGCGGAACGTCCGACGTCGACATCACCTACCTTGCCGCCGGCACCGTCACCGTGGGGCATGGCACGGCCACGGTCCGGCCCGCGGGCATCCCCGCCGCCGAGACCAGTCGCGGAGCCGTCCTGCGCTGGGAGCCGGCCGCCGCCGTCGTCCTCGTTGACGAGTGGCTGCTGGACGATCCCCTTCTCGCGGACATCTGGGGCGCCAAGCTCACCCGCCTGCGCTTCCGTCTGCCCGCCGCGGACCTGCCCCCGCACTCAACAAACGCTGACCATCCCAGCGCCGCCGGCGCATTCACCCTCACCGTGGAGGCCACGCCATGAGCCCTGAACAACCGCACGAAACAGCCGGCAAGGCCCTCTTTTCGCTCCAGCGGAGGGAACGGCTGATGGAGGAACTGCGGGCCCACGGCGCCATCACGGTCCGGGACATTGCCGCCAAACTGGGAGTCAGCGAGCTGACCATCCGGCGCGACGTCAACCTCCTGGCGGATGAAGGTCTGGTGTCCCGCGTCCATGGCGGAGCGACGCTGCCCAGCAGGCTGGACCGCTCAGCGGCGGCGGGCCGGCCCCAGCCGCACAGCTATGCCATCGGCATGGTGGTGCCGTCGCTGGACTACTACTGGCCGCAGGTCATCAGCGGGGCGCGCGCTGAGGCGGAGGAACAGAACCTGCGGATCATGGTGCGCGGTTCCGCCTATGACGCCGCGGACAACCGCCGGCAGGTGCAGGCGCTGCTGGACAACCAGAACGTGGACGGGCTGATCGTGGCGCCGGACATGACCGGGGACCAGGGCCAGGAGCTGTTGCGCTGGCTCAACGCACTGCCCATTCCGGTGGTGCTGGCAGAACGCCGGTCGCCGATCGAAATCCCCGCCCACCGGCTGGAGTGGGTGGCCACAGACCATGCGTTCGGCGCCGGCATGGCCGTCCGGCACCTGTGGCAGGAGGGGCACCGGCGGATCGGCTGCCTCACCGACTCCTCCAGTCCCACCAGCCCGCATGTGGTGCGCGGGTGGCGGCAGGCCCTCGCTGCCCTGAAGATCCCGCTGGAGGGATCCGTCCACGAGGACTCGGCCAAACAGGAGAACGGGGAACGCGCCAAGCACTTCGACCACGTCCTGGAACTGTGCGAAAAAACCGGGACCACCGCCATGCTGGTCCATTCCGACACCCAGGCGGTGGCTTTTGTGCAGCACTGCGTGGACCGGGGACGCTCGGTGCCCGGGGACATGGCCATTGTGGGGTACGACGACGAGGTGGCCTACCTCGCCGAGCCCGCCATCTCCGCCGTGCGGCCGCCCAAACAGTACGTGGGGAAGGTGGCAGTGCAGCTGATGGCGGCCCGCCTGGCCGAGGGCAGGATGCGGCCGGTGCACCGGATCGAGCTGAACCCGGAGTTGATCCTGCGCGAATCCTCCATTGGTGCGCCGCGCGTGCCCAACGCCGACGTGCTGCAGGAATCCCTGTGACGGCGGGACAGGTGCCGGAATCCGCCTCACCCGGTGCGGCCCCGCAGCCGACAGCGCTGCTGCTCAGCGGCGTCGGCCGCTACGGCGACCCCTGGCATCCGTTCGGTGAGACTTCCGCGGCTTTGGCAGGCCTGCTGCGGGAGGCGGGTTACGACGTCGACATTCCCGCTGACGTGGACGCCGCCCTGGCGGGTCTTGAGGCCGCCGATGAATCCGCCTTGCCGGACCTCCTGGTGGTTAACGTTGGCCTGCCCCGTGATGGGCAGCCGTCCCCCGGTACCCCTGGCGCCGGAGCCGGGCTGACCCGCTGGCTCAATTCAACCCGTCCTTTGCTGGCCAGCCACGTCAGCTCCACCAGCTTTGTTGACCTGCCAGCGTGGGAAGCCGGGTTGGGCGGCCGGTGGGTGCGGGGCCAGTCCATGCATCCCGAGTATGGGCCGGCCGCCATTCACATCCTCCCCGGCTCCGGACCGCTCGTTGCCGGGATTGGCGACTTCAAGCTCCCGGATGAGCGGTACAGCTGGCTGCGGACCGCTCCGGGCATTACGGTCCATGCCACCCACACCCATGACGGCGTGGAGCACCCCGTGATGTGGTCCTTTGAGCGCTCTGCATCAGGCCTTGAGACGGCCGGCCGGACCTTCTACGACGCCCTGGGCCACGACGCTGCGTCCTACGGAGCGGCCGAACACCTCGAATTGCTCCGCCGCGCCCTGGCCTGGCTCACAGCCTGAATCCCCAAGCCCCACTGCCCCTGATACCTGAGGAATCCATGCCAACCACAGCTCCTCCCGTTTCCCTGGCCTTGCCGCCGCTGGACCGCCGGCTCTCGCCCTACACCGGCCTGACCCGGGACCACTGGTGCGCCTACGCCGACTACCTGCTGCGCTCGGCCCACCGCCACGCCACCGATGACCACGCCAATCTCCACCTGCCCGGAGCCAACAGTTCTTACGGTCCCCGGAGCGACTCGCTTGAAGCCTTCGCCCGGACCTTCCTGCTGGCCTCCTTCCGCATCAAAGGGGATCCGGAAGGCACCGGCTGGATTGCGGAGTGGTATGCCCGGGGCCTGGACGCCGGAACCAACCCGGCAAACCAGGACCGCTGGCCCACGCCCGGCGAGCTCGGCCAGGCGAAGGTGGAGGCGGCGTCCCTGGCCGCTGGCCTGGCATTGACCCGGGAGGTCCTGTGGGACAAGCTCCCGCAACGGGTGCAGGAGCAGCTGATTGCCTGGTTCGAGACCGTGATCGGGGAAGAATATCCGCCCATCAACTGGGTCTGGTTCCAGATTGTGGTGGAAACCTTCCTGGCCTCCGTCGGCGGTAAGTATTCCGACGAGGACATCGACGCGGGCCTGGCCATCCATGACTCCCTTTACCGGCGTCACGGCTGGTTTGCGGACGGGCCCGAACGCGCCTACGACCACTACGTGGGCTGGGCCTTCCAGGTCTACCCGCAGCTGTGGGAGCTGATGGCGCCGGAGGATCCGCGGGTCAAGGCCAGGGCAAAGCTCGACGGCGACCGGCTGGCGGATTTCCTCGATGACGCCGTGCACCTGGTGGGAGCGAACGGCGCCCCGCTGATCCAGGGCCGGAGCCTCATCTACCGCTTCGCCGCCGCGGCCCCGTTCTGGGTGGGCGAACTCTCCGGCCACAGCCGCCTCAGCCCGGGCCTCAGCAGGCGGGCCGCCTCCGGAATCCTGGACTATTTCGTCAAGCGGGGCTCCATCACGGATGACGGGCTGCTCTCCATCGGCTTCCATGGTGAGTTTCCGGGGATGAAGCAGTCCTATTCGGGCGCCGGCTCACCCTACTGGGCGGCCAAGGGCATGCTGGGCCTTGCCCTGCCCGCCGACCATCCCGCCTGGACCGCCGTGGAGGAGCCGCTTCCGGTAGAAGTCAGTGACACCCACCGATTGCTGGCGGCACCTGGTTGGCAGGTGGACGGCACTGTTGCCGACGGCGTGGTCCGGATCCGCAACCACGGCACGGACCACGCCAACGCTGGAGTGGCGGTGGCCGATTCACCCCTCTACGCCCGGCTCGGCTACTCCACCTCCACCTTCCCGGACCTTGAGCCGGAGTCCCTGGACAACGCCGTCGTCCTGGTGGACGGCGACGGCAAGCCCACGCACCGGACGGGCTTTGAGTACCTCGGGCAGCAGGACCTGGACGGCGTGCTGGTGGGTGTTTCCCGCGGAACCGTGAACTGGATTGCCGTTGACCCCAACGCCGGGCCGGACCACGGCAGCGGCGCCAAGGGAACCGCGACGCCGGGACCGGAGGTGACAGTGGTATCGGCGACCCGCGGGGCGGCGGAGCTGCGGCTGGTCCGGGTGCGCGGCGCCGCGTCGGCACCGGCAGCCACACTCCGCATGGGCGGTTGGCCCGTGGACGCGGAATCTGGGATGGTCAGCGAGATACGTCCCGTGGCTGGCTTCAGCTCGCCCTTGGACGACGCCGGCACCTGGCGCCGGGACGAACCGCACCCCATGGGGGAGCAGCTGACCATTCCCTGGATTGGCACCTCAGGCGCGGCGCACGACGGCGACTATGCCGCCGTCGTGATCCTCGCCGGCGAGGGGAGCGCGGACACCCACGTTCGTTTTGTCCCGGCTGGGCAGGACTGCGGCGCGGCCCGGTTCGAATTCCCTGACGGCACCGCGCTCACCCTCGCCGCAGCGCTGGAGTTTTTGTCCAGCTAAGCCGACTTAAAGGCCTCGGAAGTCTGCATAGGGGGGACAAAAACTCCTAGGCTCCCGCGAACCACTCCCTCGTCGGGTTGGTGACTTCCGGGGCCGCGCGGTGCAGTCCGGGCTGGGCGGCCCACTTCACACCGTTGGCCAGGACCTGCTGGATCTGCGGGTGGTGGTACACCGGGTACTCCTGGTCGCCGGGGCTGAAGTAGAAGATGCGGCCCTTGCCCCGGGTGAAGGTGACGCCGGAGCGGAACACCTCGCCGCCGGCGAAGGAGCTGATGAAGATCAGGTCGTCCGGGTCCGGGATGTCGAACAGCTCCCCGTACATCTCCTGCTCGGGGATCACGATGGGGCTGTCCACGCCTTCGGCGATGGGGTGCGAGGGCTTGACGGTCCACACCAGCTCACGCTCGCCGTCGTTCCGCCACGCCAGCGAGCAGCTGGTGCCCAGCAGCCTGGTGAAGACCTTGGCGAAGTGCCCCGAGTGGAGCACGATCAGCCCCATGCCGCCCAGGACATGCCGGTGGACGCGTTCGACGACGGCGTCGCTTACCTCGTGGTGGGCCATGTGTCCCCACCAGAGCAGGACGTCCGTCTCGGCGAGCACCTCCTCGTCCAGGCCGTGCTCATCGTCCGTGGCGAGGACCGCCGTCGTAATGTCCGCCTCGGGGTAGTAGGAGCGAAGGCCCGCGGCGATGGCGCCGTGGATGCCGTCAGGGTAGATCTCGCCGATGTGGGACGGCTCGTTGATGGCCTCGTGGACGCCCTCGTTCCACACCCGGATCCGCAGTTTTTCGTTCATTAGAGTCGAACCTCCTTCTGCTCCAGCGCTGACTGGTAGCACGCGTCGATGATCTGTGCCCGGTAAAGAGCCAGGGAGCCGTCATGTTCGCCCCAGACCGCCTCGCCGCCGCGCACCGCCGTGACGAAGTCTTCCACCACTGCATCATGGGCGCGGCCCGGCAGAACCGGCGGGACGTAATCGGCGCTTTCGCCGTCCTTGTCCGTGAACACCCGTAGCTGGCCGACGGGCGGGAAGGGCGCGCCCTGCACCTTCAGCTCGGCGCCGCCGTCGGTTCCGTAAATCGTGAAGTCCAGGAGGTCGTCCGTTTCCCGGTAGGTGGCCCAGCTTGCCTCGATCAGCAGGGTTCCGCCGCCCTCAAGCCGGAGGAACGCCGTGGCGAAGTCTTCGACGTCGAAGGCGTGGCTGGAGGCGAGGGCCGAGTACTCTTTTCCACCCCCGCGCCCCTGCGGGCCCAGCTCGGAGTGGGTGGCTGCCGAGACCGCCACCACCTTCGGTTCGCCGAGCAGGTGCAGCGCGTAGTCCAGCGCGTGGACGCCGATGTCCGCCAGCGGTCCGCCGCCGGCGAGTTCCGGGTTGGTGAACCAGCTGCCCAGGGTGGGGATGCCGGAGCGGCGCAGCCAGGAGGCCTTGGCGTAGTAAGGGCGGCCCAGGCCGCCGTCGTCGATAACACCCTTGAGGGCCTGGATATCGCCACGGCGGCGGTGGTTGAAGGCCACGTCCAAAACGCGCCCGGCCTTGCGTGCCGCATCCACCATTGCCTCGCCTTCGGCGGCGTTGCGCGCGATGGGCTTCTCGCTCAGCACGTGGATGCCGCGTTCCAAAGCGGCGACGGCGATGGGGGCGTGCAGGAAGGTAGGTACAGCCACGCTGATGGCGTCCAGGCCGCCGTGCTCGAGCATGTCTTTCCAGTCCGCGAAGGCGTGGGGAATGGAGTATTCGGCCTGCAATGAGCCGCGGAGTTCCTGCTCCATTCCGGCCAGCGAAACGATGCTCACGCCGTCCAGGGCTTTATAGGCCTTCAGGTGCTGCTGGCCGGCCCAGCCGATGCCGACCACGCCCACCCGCAGCTCCTGCGCCGGAGGTGCCTCCGGGAGAGCGGCGGGCTGCGCTGAGGACTGCTGCTCGATGTTCAAAAGAGGGTCCTTAAATAGTTGCCGGCGGGCCC harbors:
- a CDS encoding heparinase II/III family protein, which translates into the protein MTSNIPTTATRETPLAAAWSSKAAPPELAGLLRGAGERIRVRPAGEGAWEKVPADTLSALHRQACEERGTPWPQPLVSHYARYFRDGNRAAYEGLVAARQQRLTRAAVMCLLPDTHRLADADPTPAADADREASDWLDEVIDGAYLLCEQSSWSWAAHDDVFSRSGEVVPRKSRPYLDLGAGEVAAQLAWLDHLLGDRLDIRAPGLRRRIREETAERVIHPFLERLDWHWLGLDGNVHNWNPWIHSNLLAAAIFLLDDPNEQARTVTRCIEGLDRFLSSLPADGAIDEGFAYWWNGAGRMLEGLALLEDATGGALDADLPVIRELVAFPHRMHIGGDWFLNVADGPARAAKALPWDMLHRWAVRLGDRDAARHAAACVQAGPEAAAGLGRVLHSLLNAADAPTPTHPPLVPFTYLPSVQIMAAREQGGTEKGLFLAAKGGHNGEHHNHRDVGSVVVAVDGVPLLVDAGQPTYTAKTFGPDRYDIRAMQSAWHSVPAPFGLEQGTGAEFAAEVLNAPDPTDPTLQLALGAAYGFRPDQWVRTASLDRKTRKAIVEDCWDLGRPPESGTSDVDITYLAAGTVTVGHGTATVRPAGIPAAETSRGAVLRWEPAAAVVLVDEWLLDDPLLADIWGAKLTRLRFRLPAADLPPHSTNADHPSAAGAFTLTVEATP
- a CDS encoding LacI family DNA-binding transcriptional regulator, encoding MSPEQPHETAGKALFSLQRRERLMEELRAHGAITVRDIAAKLGVSELTIRRDVNLLADEGLVSRVHGGATLPSRLDRSAAAGRPQPHSYAIGMVVPSLDYYWPQVISGARAEAEEQNLRIMVRGSAYDAADNRRQVQALLDNQNVDGLIVAPDMTGDQGQELLRWLNALPIPVVLAERRSPIEIPAHRLEWVATDHAFGAGMAVRHLWQEGHRRIGCLTDSSSPTSPHVVRGWRQALAALKIPLEGSVHEDSAKQENGERAKHFDHVLELCEKTGTTAMLVHSDTQAVAFVQHCVDRGRSVPGDMAIVGYDDEVAYLAEPAISAVRPPKQYVGKVAVQLMAARLAEGRMRPVHRIELNPELILRESSIGAPRVPNADVLQESL
- a CDS encoding ThuA domain-containing protein, coding for MTAGQVPESASPGAAPQPTALLLSGVGRYGDPWHPFGETSAALAGLLREAGYDVDIPADVDAALAGLEAADESALPDLLVVNVGLPRDGQPSPGTPGAGAGLTRWLNSTRPLLASHVSSTSFVDLPAWEAGLGGRWVRGQSMHPEYGPAAIHILPGSGPLVAGIGDFKLPDERYSWLRTAPGITVHATHTHDGVEHPVMWSFERSASGLETAGRTFYDALGHDAASYGAAEHLELLRRALAWLTA
- a CDS encoding DUF2264 domain-containing protein; translated protein: MPTTAPPVSLALPPLDRRLSPYTGLTRDHWCAYADYLLRSAHRHATDDHANLHLPGANSSYGPRSDSLEAFARTFLLASFRIKGDPEGTGWIAEWYARGLDAGTNPANQDRWPTPGELGQAKVEAASLAAGLALTREVLWDKLPQRVQEQLIAWFETVIGEEYPPINWVWFQIVVETFLASVGGKYSDEDIDAGLAIHDSLYRRHGWFADGPERAYDHYVGWAFQVYPQLWELMAPEDPRVKARAKLDGDRLADFLDDAVHLVGANGAPLIQGRSLIYRFAAAAPFWVGELSGHSRLSPGLSRRAASGILDYFVKRGSITDDGLLSIGFHGEFPGMKQSYSGAGSPYWAAKGMLGLALPADHPAWTAVEEPLPVEVSDTHRLLAAPGWQVDGTVADGVVRIRNHGTDHANAGVAVADSPLYARLGYSTSTFPDLEPESLDNAVVLVDGDGKPTHRTGFEYLGQQDLDGVLVGVSRGTVNWIAVDPNAGPDHGSGAKGTATPGPEVTVVSATRGAAELRLVRVRGAASAPAATLRMGGWPVDAESGMVSEIRPVAGFSSPLDDAGTWRRDEPHPMGEQLTIPWIGTSGAAHDGDYAAVVILAGEGSADTHVRFVPAGQDCGAARFEFPDGTALTLAAALEFLSS
- a CDS encoding ThuA domain-containing protein — protein: MNEKLRIRVWNEGVHEAINEPSHIGEIYPDGIHGAIAAGLRSYYPEADITTAVLATDDEHGLDEEVLAETDVLLWWGHMAHHEVSDAVVERVHRHVLGGMGLIVLHSGHFAKVFTRLLGTSCSLAWRNDGERELVWTVKPSHPIAEGVDSPIVIPEQEMYGELFDIPDPDDLIFISSFAGGEVFRSGVTFTRGKGRIFYFSPGDQEYPVYHHPQIQQVLANGVKWAAQPGLHRAAPEVTNPTREWFAGA
- a CDS encoding Gfo/Idh/MocA family protein — translated: MEQQSSAQPAALPEAPPAQELRVGVVGIGWAGQQHLKAYKALDGVSIVSLAGMEQELRGSLQAEYSIPHAFADWKDMLEHGGLDAISVAVPTFLHAPIAVAALERGIHVLSEKPIARNAAEGEAMVDAARKAGRVLDVAFNHRRRGDIQALKGVIDDGGLGRPYYAKASWLRRSGIPTLGSWFTNPELAGGGPLADIGVHALDYALHLLGEPKVVAVSAATHSELGPQGRGGGKEYSALASSHAFDVEDFATAFLRLEGGGTLLIEASWATYRETDDLLDFTIYGTDGGAELKVQGAPFPPVGQLRVFTDKDGESADYVPPVLPGRAHDAVVEDFVTAVRGGEAVWGEHDGSLALYRAQIIDACYQSALEQKEVRL